A DNA window from Flammeovirgaceae bacterium contains the following coding sequences:
- a CDS encoding YqgE/AlgH family protein produces MDFFKYKNKLKPTKGKILVSEPYLPDPNFERSIVLLCEHNENGSFGFVLNKPSVASLADVMPELSGLNTILFVGGPVQQDTLHYLHRCGELSGATQITDDVYWGGDFDNLKFLIGSGQIKPTEIKFFLGYSGWSEGQLDGELEADTWIVSNRFNSELVFETDPKAMWKKSLESMGGRFSVYSNYPVDPRMN; encoded by the coding sequence ATGGATTTTTTTAAGTACAAGAATAAATTAAAGCCAACGAAGGGAAAGATCCTGGTTTCGGAGCCCTACCTTCCCGACCCCAATTTTGAGCGCAGCATCGTGTTGTTGTGCGAACACAATGAGAACGGGTCGTTTGGTTTTGTGCTCAACAAGCCATCGGTGGCCAGCCTGGCTGACGTAATGCCCGAATTAAGCGGGTTGAACACCATTTTGTTTGTGGGCGGCCCGGTGCAGCAGGACACACTGCATTACCTGCACCGTTGCGGGGAATTGTCGGGGGCCACGCAGATAACGGATGACGTATACTGGGGGGGCGATTTTGACAATTTAAAATTCCTTATCGGATCGGGACAAATAAAGCCAACGGAGATAAAATTTTTTTTGGGGTACAGCGGCTGGTCGGAAGGGCAGTTGGATGGCGAGTTGGAAGCCGACACCTGGATAGTGAGCAACAGGTTCAACAGCGAGTTGGTTTTTGAAACCGACCCAAAAGCCATGTGGAAAAAATCGCTGGAAAGCATGGGCGGGA